GCGGGACTCAACGTCAAGCGCATCGTCAACGAGCCCACCGCGGCGGCGCTCGCCTACGGCTTCAACCGGGGGTTGGATCAGAAGATCCTCGTCTATGACCTGGGCGGAGGCACCTTCGACGTGTCGGTGCTGCACCTCACGGGCAACGTCTTCGAGGTGCTGGCCACCGGTGGAGACACCTTCCTGGGCGGAGTCGACTTCGACAACCGGGTGGTGGACTACGTGCTGGAGAAGGCGTGGGAGGAGAGCAAGATCGATCTCTCCACGAGCCCCATCGCCATGCAGCGCATCAAGAACGCGGCCGAGGCGGCGAAGATCGATCTGACGCTCATCCCCAACGTGGTCATCGACCTGCCCTTCCTCGAGGAGCGCAAGGGCAAGCCGGTGGACGTGCGCATCCCGCTCACGCGCGAGACGCTCAACGCGCTCACCATGGATCTGGTGGATCGCACCTTCGAGCTGTGTGACCGGGTGCTGAAGGAAAAGGGCATCGACCGCTCGCAGATCGACGAGGTCATCCTGGTGGGCGGACAGAGCCGGATGCCGCTGGTGCAACAGCGCATCCAGGAGCACTTCGGCAAGCCGCCGCGCAAGGGCGTGCACCCGGACGAGTGCGTGGCGCTGGGCGCGGCGCTGCTGGCCGAGTCGCTGGGCAGCCTCGACTCGGTGACGCTGCTGGACGCGGTGTCCATGCCCATCGGCTACGCGCTGCCCAACGGGCGCGTGCGGCGGGTCATCGACAAGAACACCATCATTCCGCTGGTGAAGAGCTTCCGGCTGCCGGCGCCGAGGGAGCCGGGGGCGCCCTTCATCGAGATGGACATCTTCCAGGGAGACAGTGATCTGGTGGTGGACAACGAGTACCTGGGCACCCTGAAGGTTCCCGCGGAAGCGGCGGGGCGGAAGATCGACTTCCGGCTCAACGAGGAGTGCCTGTTGCAGGTGGTGGTCGACGATCCGAGCGGTCCGCGGCGCATCGAACTGGCGACGCGGGACACGCCCGAGTTGCTCAAGAAGGAGTTGGCGCGCGTGGCACAGGAGAAGGCCGAGAAGGCCGAGAAGGCCGCGGCGACACCGTCCTCGCCTCAAGAGGGCAGTGGGCTGTTGTCCAGCATCAAGAGCATCTTCCGGAGAGGGTAGCGGTCGGCATGGCCACGTTCCCGTCGAAGGAGTGGTGTGAGGAAGCGGTGCGTTTGTTGAACGCGGATCCCGAGCGCTCGCTCGCCGCCCGGGGGTGGCAGGGCGACATCGGGGTCATCGTCGACGCGGAGCCGGGCCGGCTGGCGCGCGCCTTCGTGGTGCACGTGGTGCCGCGCGGCACGCTCATCGAAACCCTGCGCGTGCTCGACGAGCCGGACGATCTGGACGAGCTGGATCCGGCCTACCTGGCGCGCGCGCCCTACACCGTGTGGAAGCAACTCCTGCAGGGCAGCCTGGATCCGGTGGAGGCGGTGCTGCGGCGGCGCATCTCGGTGAAGGGGGACCTGCAGCAGCTCATCGAGCGCCTGCGGTTCAAGGGGATCGCCGACCGGGTGCTCAGTGGGTTGAAGACCGAGTACCCGGACGAGCCGTAGACGCGCGCTCGCGCGCCGGGAGGAGAGGCCATGGGGATTCGCCAGAGATTGACGAAGCAGGCCCTGGGGGCGTCGCACAAGGCGATGGAGACGCTGCTGGCGGACGAGCAGCGGGCGCGCACGTTCGCCGCGGCGCTCGGCTCGATGCAGCGGGGCAAGC
Above is a window of Cystobacter fuscus DNA encoding:
- a CDS encoding Hsp70 family protein; the protein is MADRPRIIGIDLGTTNTLVASVKNRVPKIVPTDRGNLVLPSVVALSAKGEMLVGGVAKDQMVTNPKNTLYGTKRLIGRKYESKVVEELKSYFKYDIVPGPEGDAAVSLGGKVYTLPEVSSFILKQLKTIAEQFLGGPIDEAVISVPAYYTDSQRQAVKEAGRLAGLNVKRIVNEPTAAALAYGFNRGLDQKILVYDLGGGTFDVSVLHLTGNVFEVLATGGDTFLGGVDFDNRVVDYVLEKAWEESKIDLSTSPIAMQRIKNAAEAAKIDLTLIPNVVIDLPFLEERKGKPVDVRIPLTRETLNALTMDLVDRTFELCDRVLKEKGIDRSQIDEVILVGGQSRMPLVQQRIQEHFGKPPRKGVHPDECVALGAALLAESLGSLDSVTLLDAVSMPIGYALPNGRVRRVIDKNTIIPLVKSFRLPAPREPGAPFIEMDIFQGDSDLVVDNEYLGTLKVPAEAAGRKIDFRLNEECLLQVVVDDPSGPRRIELATRDTPELLKKELARVAQEKAEKAEKAAATPSSPQEGSGLLSSIKSIFRRG
- a CDS encoding SCP2 sterol-binding domain-containing protein, whose amino-acid sequence is MATFPSKEWCEEAVRLLNADPERSLAARGWQGDIGVIVDAEPGRLARAFVVHVVPRGTLIETLRVLDEPDDLDELDPAYLARAPYTVWKQLLQGSLDPVEAVLRRRISVKGDLQQLIERLRFKGIADRVLSGLKTEYPDEP